From the genome of Paraburkholderia aromaticivorans, one region includes:
- the rnhA gene encoding ribonuclease HI, whose translation MTSDLIDIYTDGACKGNPGPGGWGALLRFGDQEKELFGGEANTTNNRMELMGVIAALEALKRPCKAVVHTDSQYVQKGISEWIHGWKKKGWITAARQPVKNADLWKRLDALVAQHEIEWRWVRGHNGHPENERADQLANRGVASLAQL comes from the coding sequence ATGACTTCCGATCTCATCGATATTTATACCGACGGCGCCTGCAAGGGCAACCCGGGCCCCGGCGGCTGGGGCGCGTTGCTGCGCTTCGGCGACCAGGAAAAAGAACTGTTCGGCGGCGAAGCGAATACCACCAATAACCGCATGGAACTGATGGGCGTGATCGCCGCGCTCGAAGCACTGAAGCGCCCCTGCAAGGCGGTCGTGCACACCGACTCGCAATACGTGCAGAAAGGCATCAGCGAGTGGATTCACGGCTGGAAGAAGAAAGGCTGGATCACCGCAGCGAGGCAGCCGGTCAAGAACGCCGATCTCTGGAAGCGGCTCGATGCACTCGTTGCGCAACACGAGATCGAATGGCGCTGGGTGCGCGGGCACAATGGACACCCGGAAAATGAGCGCGCCGATCAGTTGGCCAATCGCGGCGTCGCGTCACTCGCGCAGCTTTGA
- a CDS encoding class I SAM-dependent methyltransferase has protein sequence MTDRAIIDWPAWTDSPPGRYVLEWEQTQLDRVVSDVFGYHALQLGLPQLDALRENRMPCRGLVLDAASGASAPYAFPRGPVHAGGNGARNGSGHGGAQGGLVGLPAPAGRSAVWCDLLDLPFEAQSVDLIVMPHTLEFTSDPHRLLREAERVLMPEGQLIILGFNSLSLWGARQSVGKMTGRPFVPAAVDLIAFTRLKDWIKLLGFDLERGRFGCYRPPLGSEQWLSRYGFMEAAGDRWWPIFGATYMIKAIKRVRGMRLVGPLKVKKPVLAAGLAPAATPNTRNHTQ, from the coding sequence ATGACTGATCGAGCGATTATAGACTGGCCCGCCTGGACCGATTCGCCGCCCGGCCGCTACGTGCTCGAGTGGGAGCAGACCCAGCTCGACCGCGTGGTGTCGGACGTGTTCGGCTACCATGCGCTGCAACTCGGCCTGCCGCAGCTCGACGCGTTGCGCGAAAACCGCATGCCGTGCCGCGGGCTCGTGCTCGACGCCGCGAGCGGCGCGAGCGCGCCCTACGCTTTTCCGCGCGGCCCCGTCCATGCCGGCGGCAACGGTGCTCGCAACGGTTCTGGCCACGGCGGCGCACAAGGCGGACTGGTCGGTCTGCCGGCGCCGGCCGGGCGCAGTGCCGTGTGGTGCGACCTGCTGGACTTGCCGTTCGAAGCACAGAGCGTCGATCTGATCGTGATGCCGCACACGCTGGAATTCACGAGCGACCCACACCGTCTGCTGCGCGAAGCCGAGCGCGTGCTGATGCCCGAAGGCCAGTTGATCATTCTCGGCTTCAACTCGCTGTCGCTGTGGGGCGCGCGGCAATCGGTCGGCAAGATGACCGGCCGGCCTTTCGTCCCGGCGGCAGTCGACCTGATCGCTTTCACGCGCCTGAAAGACTGGATCAAACTGCTGGGCTTCGACCTTGAACGCGGGCGCTTCGGCTGCTATCGTCCGCCGCTCGGCAGCGAACAATGGCTGTCGCGCTACGGTTTCATGGAAGCCGCCGGCGACCGCTGGTGGCCGATTTTCGGCGCCACCTACATGATCAAGGCGATCAAGCGCGTGCGCGGCATGCGCCTCGTCGGCCCGCTGAAAGTGAAGAAACCCGTCCTTGCCGCGGGCCTCGCGCCCGCCGCCACACCGAATACACGCAACCACACTCAATGA
- the gloB gene encoding hydroxyacylglutathione hydrolase: MNALEYVPVPAFDDNYIWVVSDGHSAVVVDPGEAAPVQAYLAKRGWRLSAILLTHHHQDHVGGVADLLNGQAVPVYGPAGEAIEHLTQRLKNGAHVSIAAPALELSVLDVPGHTSGHIAYFQAAAPGGTPHVFCGDTLFACGCGRLFEGTPKQMLASLDALAALPGETEVHCAHEYTLSNIRFALACEPGNAELQTWRDKASELRARGVPTLPTTIAHERAVNPFLRAGQPAVQASLQDQLHEKVPDRLTAFTLMREWKNRFR; this comes from the coding sequence ATGAATGCGCTCGAGTACGTACCGGTCCCGGCGTTTGATGACAATTACATCTGGGTCGTTTCCGACGGACATTCTGCAGTGGTCGTCGATCCGGGTGAGGCCGCCCCCGTGCAAGCCTATCTGGCGAAACGAGGTTGGCGGCTGAGCGCTATTTTACTCACGCACCATCATCAAGACCACGTCGGCGGGGTAGCCGATCTGCTGAATGGCCAGGCCGTGCCCGTCTACGGCCCCGCCGGTGAAGCGATCGAGCACCTCACGCAGCGTCTGAAAAATGGCGCTCACGTGTCGATTGCGGCCCCCGCGCTCGAATTGAGCGTGCTCGACGTGCCGGGCCACACGAGCGGCCACATCGCCTATTTTCAGGCGGCCGCCCCGGGCGGCACGCCGCACGTGTTTTGCGGCGACACGCTGTTCGCCTGCGGTTGCGGCCGGCTGTTCGAAGGCACGCCGAAGCAGATGCTCGCATCGCTCGACGCGCTTGCCGCGCTGCCGGGCGAGACCGAGGTTCATTGCGCGCACGAGTACACGCTGTCGAATATCCGCTTCGCGCTCGCCTGTGAGCCGGGCAACGCCGAACTGCAAACCTGGCGCGACAAGGCGAGCGAGCTACGCGCGCGCGGCGTGCCGACCCTGCCCACCACGATCGCCCACGAACGCGCGGTGAATCCGTTTTTGCGCGCCGGCCAGCCGGCGGTGCAGGCGAGCCTGCAAGATCAGTTGCACGAAAAAGTGCCCGATCGATTGACAGCCTTTACGCTGATGCGTGAATGGAAAAACCGCTTCCGTTGA
- a CDS encoding transglycosylase SLT domain-containing protein yields MRFIFSALLVLTLAACASQGPTTSSLSTATNPASQQAVADALRKSATAKETINVDQGSVSQLTSADADLWGRIRRGFQMPDLQTDLVDMQVNWYAQRPDYVQRMTERSQKYLYHIVEELEARHMPTELALLPFIESAYSPQALSVAKAAGMWQFMPGTGRTYNLKQNMWQDERRDVLASTSAALDYLSRLHDMFGDWQLALAAYNWGEGNVQRAIARNEAAGLPTDYLSLRMPNETRNYVPKLQAVKNIVTNPQMYGLTLPSIPNHPYFVTVTTSHDIDVDMAAKLANLSTDEFRSLNPSFRKPVILGATQPQILLPFDNASAFERNLKTYSGALSSWTTYTVTERAAPAAIAQKIGVDADTLMEVNKIPVGMRLKPGSTIVVPRGSDDDEDISADVAESAVLAMEPDVPDTRKMLIRVRRNQTMAAIAVRYGVSVGQLKSWNRTHRDSVSRGQVIVLHVPVGKAMPSEPGPERIATDVQGGGVEKIGTHVADTRSDSRYDKKKGRGRSAVVKVSEPVEKVSKPTASGANKGKITKVSASTSSKASKAAAESRPKTAANAKKGK; encoded by the coding sequence ATGCGATTTATCTTTAGTGCGTTGCTGGTCCTGACGCTCGCCGCCTGCGCGAGCCAGGGACCAACGACGAGCAGCCTTTCCACCGCAACCAACCCCGCCAGTCAGCAAGCCGTCGCCGACGCCCTTCGCAAAAGCGCCACCGCCAAAGAGACGATCAACGTCGACCAGGGCTCCGTCTCGCAACTGACGAGCGCAGACGCCGACCTCTGGGGCCGTATTCGCCGTGGTTTCCAGATGCCGGATCTGCAAACCGACCTCGTCGACATGCAGGTCAACTGGTATGCACAACGCCCCGATTACGTGCAGCGCATGACCGAGCGCTCGCAGAAGTACCTGTACCACATCGTCGAAGAGCTCGAAGCGCGCCATATGCCGACCGAGCTCGCCTTGCTGCCGTTCATCGAGTCGGCGTACAGCCCGCAGGCTTTGTCGGTGGCGAAGGCGGCCGGCATGTGGCAGTTCATGCCGGGCACGGGTCGCACCTATAACCTCAAGCAGAACATGTGGCAGGACGAGCGCCGCGATGTGCTGGCCTCGACCAGCGCCGCGCTCGACTACCTGTCGCGTCTGCATGACATGTTCGGCGACTGGCAGTTGGCGCTCGCGGCGTACAACTGGGGCGAGGGCAACGTGCAGCGCGCGATCGCGCGCAACGAAGCGGCAGGCCTGCCCACCGACTACTTGAGCCTGCGCATGCCGAACGAGACGCGCAATTACGTGCCCAAGCTGCAGGCGGTGAAGAACATCGTGACGAATCCGCAAATGTACGGGCTCACGTTGCCGTCCATTCCGAACCACCCGTATTTCGTGACGGTGACCACCTCGCACGATATCGACGTGGACATGGCCGCGAAGCTCGCGAATCTGTCCACTGACGAATTCCGCTCGCTGAATCCGTCGTTCAGGAAGCCGGTCATTCTCGGCGCCACGCAGCCGCAAATCCTGTTGCCGTTCGACAACGCCAGCGCGTTCGAACGCAATCTGAAGACCTATTCCGGCGCGCTTTCGTCGTGGACCACCTACACGGTCACCGAGCGCGCGGCGCCGGCGGCGATCGCGCAAAAGATCGGCGTGGATGCCGATACGCTGATGGAAGTGAACAAGATTCCAGTCGGCATGCGCCTGAAGCCCGGCTCCACGATCGTGGTGCCGCGCGGTTCGGACGACGACGAAGACATCAGCGCCGACGTGGCTGAAAGCGCCGTGCTGGCCATGGAGCCCGACGTCCCCGACACCCGCAAGATGCTGATCCGCGTGCGACGCAATCAGACCATGGCCGCCATCGCCGTGCGTTATGGCGTGTCGGTCGGTCAGTTGAAGTCATGGAATCGCACGCATCGGGACAGCGTTTCGCGTGGCCAGGTAATCGTGCTGCACGTGCCGGTCGGCAAGGCCATGCCGAGCGAGCCGGGCCCTGAGCGCATCGCTACCGACGTGCAGGGCGGCGGCGTCGAGAAGATCGGCACCCATGTCGCGGACACGAGAAGCGATTCGCGCTACGATAAGAAAAAGGGTCGTGGCCGGTCAGCCGTGGTGAAGGTCTCCGAGCCGGTAGAGAAGGTCAGCAAGCCGACGGCATCTGGCGCCAATAAGGGCAAGATAACCAAGGTATCGGCTTCCACGTCCAGCAAGGCGTCGAAGGCTGCGGCAGAGAGCCGCCCGAAGACCGCGGCCAACGCGAAGAAGGGTAAGTAG
- a CDS encoding MFS transporter, with protein sequence MSSTQLRVFLLFSAGYFVSYVFRGVNLGFAPFITRDLGLSAADLGLLTSLYFLGFAGAQIPAGVLLDHFGARRVTAATLLVAALGIWVFGAAHGVGTMMAGRLLIGVGVSVCLGAAFKALAQHFAPARLPLMNGLVMAIGGFGGVMVGSPLTWVLTFASWRSVCVGLGLLTVLVALAQWTLAPDTKETHHQASLGAQFKGTLHILRSAAFWKIASFPVVTQGVFYAMQSLWVGAWLRDVQGFEPREAAALVSILGFAMMAGCVGFGAAARGLERRGISLYVFCGVGMALYVLTQLLIMFKAPLPAALLWAAYGIFGGAGILSYAVMARHFPAQMIGRVNTTLTLIIFLLIFGFQIGVGAMLSYWPATDGHYPATAHLTVWGVLVVLQVLSAVWYVLPGRRLVRPAEAHAEQGA encoded by the coding sequence ATGTCGTCGACCCAACTGCGAGTCTTTTTGCTGTTCTCCGCCGGCTACTTCGTTTCCTACGTGTTTCGCGGCGTCAATCTCGGCTTTGCACCTTTCATTACCCGTGATCTCGGCCTGTCGGCGGCGGATCTGGGCTTGCTCACCAGTCTCTATTTTCTCGGCTTCGCGGGGGCGCAGATTCCCGCCGGCGTCCTGCTCGATCACTTCGGCGCGCGGCGGGTGACGGCCGCCACGCTGCTAGTTGCCGCGCTCGGCATCTGGGTGTTCGGCGCAGCGCACGGCGTCGGCACGATGATGGCCGGGCGCCTGCTGATCGGCGTCGGCGTCTCGGTCTGTCTTGGCGCCGCGTTCAAGGCATTGGCGCAGCACTTCGCGCCGGCGCGCCTGCCGCTGATGAACGGACTGGTGATGGCGATCGGCGGCTTCGGCGGCGTGATGGTCGGCTCGCCGCTGACGTGGGTGCTGACCTTCGCCAGCTGGCGCTCGGTTTGCGTCGGTCTCGGTTTGCTCACCGTGCTGGTTGCCTTGGCACAGTGGACGCTCGCGCCCGACACAAAGGAAACGCATCATCAGGCGAGTCTCGGCGCGCAGTTCAAAGGCACGCTGCATATTCTGCGCAGCGCGGCGTTCTGGAAGATCGCGTCGTTCCCGGTGGTCACACAAGGCGTCTTCTATGCGATGCAGTCGCTCTGGGTCGGTGCGTGGCTGCGGGACGTGCAGGGCTTCGAGCCGCGCGAGGCGGCAGCGCTGGTGTCGATTCTCGGCTTCGCGATGATGGCCGGTTGCGTGGGGTTCGGCGCGGCGGCGCGCGGTCTCGAGCGGCGCGGCATCTCGCTTTATGTGTTTTGCGGCGTCGGCATGGCGCTGTACGTTCTGACGCAGTTGTTGATCATGTTCAAGGCGCCGCTGCCCGCGGCTCTCCTGTGGGCGGCGTACGGCATCTTCGGCGGCGCCGGCATTCTCAGCTATGCGGTCATGGCGCGGCACTTCCCGGCGCAGATGATTGGCCGAGTGAATACCACACTGACGTTGATCATCTTCCTGCTGATTTTCGGCTTCCAGATCGGCGTTGGCGCTATGCTGTCGTATTGGCCGGCGACCGACGGCCATTATCCGGCGACCGCGCATCTGACGGTGTGGGGCGTTCTTGTGGTGCTGCAGGTGTTGAGCGCGGTCTGGTACGTATTGCCTGGCCGCCGGTTGGTGCGCCCGGCCGAAGCCCACGCCGAACAGGGCGCTTGA
- the carA gene encoding glutamine-hydrolyzing carbamoyl-phosphate synthase small subunit, with the protein MLPSFSPALLALADGTVFRGYSIGAPGHTIGEVVFNTAITGYQEILTDPSYARQIVTLTYPHIGNVGVNAEDVEATKVHAAGLIIRDLPVLASNFRMERTLQQYLQDEGVVAIAGLDTRMLTRVLRDKGAQNGAILAGSDDEARAIELARSFPGLSGMDLAKVVSTKESYEWTQTEWRLGSGYGTQNAPKYRVVAFDYGVKYNILRMLAERGCHVTVLPAQASAADALALNPDGVFLSNGPGDPEPCDYAIRATKELIERGIPTFGICLGHQIMGLAVGAKTMKMKTGHHGANHPVKDLDDGRVVITSQNHGFAVDADTLPANARATHVSLFDGTLQGFALTDKPAFCFQGHPEASPGPHDIAYLFDRFTALMDTKKAGKTAAA; encoded by the coding sequence GTGTTGCCGTCATTTTCTCCCGCTCTGCTCGCGCTCGCCGACGGCACGGTCTTTCGTGGTTACTCGATCGGCGCCCCCGGGCATACCATCGGCGAAGTCGTGTTCAACACCGCTATCACCGGTTATCAGGAAATCCTGACTGACCCAAGCTACGCGCGCCAGATCGTGACCCTCACGTATCCGCATATCGGCAACGTCGGCGTGAACGCCGAAGACGTCGAAGCGACGAAAGTCCATGCCGCCGGCCTGATCATTCGCGATCTGCCGGTTCTCGCGTCGAACTTCCGCATGGAGCGCACGCTCCAGCAATATCTGCAGGACGAAGGCGTGGTCGCCATCGCCGGTCTGGATACCCGCATGCTGACCCGCGTTCTGCGCGACAAGGGCGCGCAGAACGGCGCGATTCTCGCCGGTTCGGACGACGAAGCCCGCGCCATCGAACTCGCACGCTCATTCCCCGGCCTCTCGGGCATGGACCTCGCGAAGGTCGTGTCGACGAAGGAATCCTACGAGTGGACCCAGACCGAATGGCGTCTGGGCAGCGGCTACGGCACGCAGAATGCGCCGAAGTACCGCGTCGTGGCGTTCGACTACGGCGTCAAGTACAACATCCTGCGCATGCTGGCCGAGCGCGGCTGCCACGTTACCGTGCTGCCGGCGCAAGCTAGCGCCGCTGACGCGCTCGCGCTCAATCCGGACGGCGTCTTCCTGTCGAACGGCCCGGGCGATCCGGAACCGTGCGACTACGCGATCCGCGCCACAAAGGAACTGATCGAGCGCGGCATTCCGACTTTCGGCATCTGCCTCGGCCATCAGATCATGGGCCTCGCGGTCGGCGCCAAGACCATGAAGATGAAGACCGGCCACCACGGCGCGAACCATCCGGTGAAAGATCTGGACGACGGCCGCGTGGTGATCACGTCGCAGAACCACGGCTTCGCGGTCGATGCCGACACGCTGCCCGCCAACGCCCGCGCCACGCACGTCTCGCTGTTCGACGGCACGCTGCAGGGCTTCGCGCTGACCGACAAGCCGGCGTTCTGCTTCCAGGGTCACCCGGAAGCGTCGCCCGGCCCGCATGACATCGCCTATCTGTTCGACCGCTTCACGGCGTTGATGGACACGAAGAAGGCCGGCAAGACCGCTGCGGCATAA
- the carB gene encoding carbamoyl-phosphate synthase large subunit has protein sequence MPKRTDIKSILIIGAGPIIIGQACEFDYSGAQACKALREEGYKVILVNSNPATIMTDPNTADVTYIEPITWEVVERIIAKERPDAILPTMGGQTALNCALDLHAHGVLEKYKVELIGASPEAIDKAEDRQKFKDAMTKIGLGSAKSGTAHSMEEALQVQADIAAQTGSGGYPVVIRPSFTLGGSGGGIAYNRDEFEEICKRGLDLSPTRELLIEESLLGWKEYEMEVVRDKKDNCIIVCSIENLDPMGIHTGDSITVAPAQTLTDKEYQVLRNASLAVLREIGVDTGGSNVQFSINPKDGRMIVIEMNPRVSRSSALASKATGFPIAKVAAKLAVGYTLDELKNEITGGQTPASFEPTIDYVVTKIPRFAFEKFREADSRLTTQMKSVGEVMAIGRTFQESFQKALRGLEVGVDGLDEKTDNRDEIIREIGEAGPDRIWYVGDAFRVGMTAEEIFEETSIDPWFLAQIEQIILKEKALAGRTLASLSKDELKYLKQSGFSDRRLAKLLGAKPAEVRQRRIELNVRPVYKRVDTCAAEFATKTAYMYSTYEEECEANPTSNKKIMVLGGGPNRIGQGIEFDYCCVHAALAMREDGYETIMVNCNPETVSTDYDTSDRLYFESLTLEDVLEIVDKEKPVGVIVQYGGQTPLKLALDLEANGVPIIGTSPDMIDAAEDRERFQKLLQDLGLRQPPNRTARAEDEALKLADEIGYPLVVRPSYVLGGRAMEIVHEPRDLERYMREAVKVSNDSPVLLDRFLNDAIECDVDCISDGEAVFIGGVMEHIEQAGVHSGDSACSLPPYSLSKETVAELKRQTGAMAKALNVVGLMNVQFAIQQVPQADGSKQDIIYVLEVNPRASRTVPYVSKATSLPLAKIAARAMVGQTLAQQGVTKEIDPPYFSVKEAVFPFVKFPAVDPVLGPEMRSTGEVMGVGQTFGEALFKSQLAAGSRLPESGTVLLTVMDADKPKAVEVARMLHELGYPIVATKGTAAAIEAAGVPVKVVNKVKDGRPHIVDMIKNGEIALVFTTVDETRAAIADSRSIRMSAQANKVTYYTTMSGARAAVEGLRYLKDLEVYDLQGLHARLN, from the coding sequence ATGCCCAAGCGGACAGACATCAAGAGCATCCTCATCATCGGCGCGGGTCCGATCATCATCGGCCAGGCGTGCGAGTTCGACTACTCGGGCGCGCAGGCATGCAAGGCGCTGCGTGAGGAAGGCTACAAGGTCATTCTCGTCAACAGCAATCCGGCGACGATCATGACCGACCCGAACACGGCCGACGTGACCTATATCGAGCCGATCACGTGGGAAGTGGTCGAGCGCATCATCGCGAAGGAGCGCCCGGACGCGATCCTGCCGACGATGGGCGGCCAGACCGCGCTGAACTGCGCGCTCGATCTGCACGCGCACGGTGTGCTGGAGAAGTACAAGGTCGAGCTGATCGGCGCGTCGCCGGAAGCGATCGACAAGGCGGAAGACCGCCAGAAGTTCAAGGACGCGATGACGAAAATTGGCCTCGGTTCGGCCAAATCGGGCACCGCGCACTCCATGGAAGAAGCGCTCCAGGTGCAGGCCGACATCGCCGCGCAAACCGGCAGCGGCGGTTATCCGGTGGTGATTCGTCCGTCGTTCACGCTGGGCGGTTCGGGCGGCGGCATCGCGTACAACCGCGACGAATTCGAAGAGATCTGCAAGCGCGGTCTCGACCTGTCGCCCACGCGCGAGCTGCTGATCGAAGAGTCACTGCTGGGCTGGAAAGAGTACGAGATGGAAGTGGTCCGCGACAAGAAGGACAACTGCATCATCGTTTGCTCGATCGAAAACCTGGACCCGATGGGCATCCACACCGGCGACTCGATCACCGTCGCGCCGGCGCAAACGCTCACTGACAAGGAATACCAGGTCCTGCGTAACGCATCGCTCGCGGTGCTGCGCGAGATCGGCGTCGATACCGGCGGTTCGAACGTGCAGTTCTCGATCAATCCGAAAGACGGCCGGATGATCGTGATCGAAATGAATCCGCGTGTGTCGCGCTCGTCGGCATTGGCTTCGAAGGCAACGGGCTTTCCGATCGCGAAGGTCGCGGCCAAGCTCGCCGTCGGCTACACGCTGGATGAGTTGAAGAACGAAATCACCGGCGGCCAGACCCCGGCGTCGTTCGAACCTACGATCGACTACGTCGTCACCAAGATTCCGCGTTTCGCGTTCGAAAAATTCCGCGAAGCCGATTCGCGCCTGACCACGCAGATGAAGTCGGTCGGCGAAGTGATGGCCATTGGCCGCACGTTCCAGGAGTCGTTCCAGAAAGCGCTGCGCGGTCTGGAAGTCGGCGTGGACGGTCTGGACGAAAAGACCGATAACCGCGACGAGATCATCCGCGAGATCGGCGAAGCCGGTCCGGATCGCATCTGGTACGTGGGCGACGCGTTCCGTGTCGGCATGACGGCCGAAGAGATTTTCGAAGAAACCTCGATCGACCCGTGGTTCCTCGCACAGATCGAACAGATCATCCTGAAGGAAAAGGCGCTCGCAGGCCGCACGCTCGCGAGCCTCTCGAAGGATGAACTGAAGTACCTGAAGCAAAGCGGCTTCTCGGATCGGCGTCTCGCCAAACTGCTCGGCGCGAAGCCGGCGGAAGTGCGTCAACGCCGGATCGAACTGAACGTGCGCCCGGTGTACAAGCGCGTCGACACCTGCGCGGCCGAGTTCGCCACGAAAACCGCCTACATGTACTCGACCTACGAGGAAGAGTGCGAAGCGAATCCGACCAGCAACAAGAAGATCATGGTGCTGGGCGGCGGCCCGAACCGGATCGGCCAGGGCATCGAGTTCGACTACTGCTGCGTGCACGCCGCGCTCGCCATGCGCGAAGACGGCTACGAAACGATCATGGTCAACTGCAACCCTGAAACCGTTTCGACCGACTACGACACGTCCGATCGTCTGTACTTCGAATCGCTGACGCTCGAAGACGTGCTCGAAATCGTCGACAAGGAAAAGCCGGTCGGCGTGATCGTGCAATACGGCGGTCAGACGCCGCTGAAGCTCGCGCTCGATCTCGAAGCGAACGGTGTGCCGATCATCGGCACGTCGCCGGACATGATCGACGCCGCCGAAGACCGCGAGCGTTTCCAGAAGCTGCTGCAGGACCTCGGTCTGCGTCAGCCGCCGAACCGCACCGCGCGCGCCGAAGACGAGGCGCTCAAGCTCGCCGACGAAATCGGCTATCCGCTGGTGGTGCGTCCGTCGTACGTGCTTGGCGGCCGCGCGATGGAAATCGTCCACGAGCCGCGCGACCTGGAGCGCTACATGCGCGAGGCCGTGAAGGTGTCGAACGACTCGCCGGTGCTGCTCGACCGCTTCCTGAACGACGCGATCGAATGCGACGTGGACTGCATCTCCGACGGTGAAGCCGTGTTCATCGGCGGCGTGATGGAGCACATCGAGCAGGCGGGCGTGCACTCGGGCGACTCGGCCTGTTCGCTGCCGCCGTATTCGCTGTCGAAGGAGACCGTGGCTGAACTGAAGCGCCAGACCGGTGCGATGGCGAAAGCGCTGAACGTGGTCGGCCTGATGAACGTGCAGTTCGCGATCCAGCAGGTGCCGCAGGCGGATGGTTCGAAACAGGACATCATCTACGTGCTCGAAGTGAACCCGCGCGCCTCGCGTACGGTGCCGTACGTGTCGAAGGCGACCAGCCTGCCGCTCGCGAAGATCGCGGCGCGCGCCATGGTCGGTCAGACGCTGGCGCAGCAGGGGGTGACGAAGGAAATCGACCCGCCGTACTTCAGCGTGAAGGAAGCGGTGTTCCCGTTCGTCAAGTTCCCGGCAGTCGATCCGGTGCTCGGGCCGGAAATGCGTTCAACCGGCGAAGTGATGGGCGTGGGTCAAACCTTCGGCGAAGCTTTGTTCAAATCGCAGCTCGCCGCGGGTTCGCGTTTGCCGGAGTCGGGCACGGTGCTGTTGACCGTGATGGACGCCGACAAGCCGAAGGCCGTCGAAGTCGCGCGCATGCTGCACGAACTCGGTTACCCGATTGTCGCGACCAAGGGTACGGCCGCCGCGATCGAAGCGGCCGGCGTGCCGGTCAAGGTCGTCAACAAGGTGAAGGACGGCCGTCCGCACATCGTCGACATGATCAAGAACGGCGAGATCGCGCTGGTCTTCACGACGGTCGACGAAACCCGCGCCGCGATCGCCGACTCGCGTTCGATTCGCATGAGCGCTCAGGCGAACAAGGTCACGTACTACACGACGATGTCCGGTGCGCGTGCCGCCGTGGAAGGTTTGCGCTATTTGAAGGACCTGGAAGTCTATGATTTACAAGGCCTCCATGCTCGCCTAAACTAA
- the greA gene encoding transcription elongation factor GreA yields MSTVPLTKRGAEMLRDELQRLKSVERPSVINSIAEARAQGDLSENAEYDAAKEKQGFIEGRIAEIESKLAGAQVIDPAAVEADGRVVFGATVELEDLDSGASVKYQIVGDDEADIDHGLISISSPIARALIGKSEGDVASVQAPGGVREYEIIAVSYV; encoded by the coding sequence ATGAGCACTGTTCCATTGACTAAGCGCGGCGCGGAAATGTTGCGCGACGAATTGCAGCGCCTGAAATCGGTTGAGCGTCCCTCGGTGATCAATTCGATCGCGGAAGCGCGTGCCCAGGGCGATCTGTCGGAAAACGCCGAATACGACGCGGCGAAGGAAAAGCAGGGCTTTATCGAGGGCCGCATTGCCGAAATCGAATCGAAGCTGGCCGGCGCGCAGGTGATCGACCCGGCGGCGGTGGAGGCGGATGGTCGCGTGGTGTTCGGTGCAACAGTGGAACTGGAAGACCTGGATTCGGGTGCGTCCGTCAAATATCAGATCGTCGGCGACGACGAAGCGGACATCGACCATGGCCTGATCTCGATCAGCTCGCCGATCGCGCGCGCCCTGATCGGCAAGTCGGAAGGCGACGTGGCGTCGGTGCAGGCACCGGGCGGCGTGCGCGAATACGAAATCATCGCGGTCAGTTACGTTTGA
- a CDS encoding DUF4149 domain-containing protein yields the protein MPHRLFRLLTVVWVGSLLTIGYAVAPVLFSSLDRVTAGAVAAQLFRIEGVLGAVCGILLLGLANVLVRRGGDAYRRLRWLIAGMLVCVLVGYFALQPFMNAMRIAALEAGSDVGHSVYATRFGILHGVSSLFYLIESLLGVALVWKLPAGAGVAAAEQGTRNAAGKVTG from the coding sequence ATGCCGCATCGATTGTTCCGGTTATTGACGGTGGTGTGGGTCGGTAGTCTGTTGACTATCGGCTATGCCGTCGCACCCGTGCTGTTCAGCTCGCTCGACCGAGTGACGGCGGGCGCGGTCGCGGCGCAACTGTTTCGCATTGAAGGCGTGCTGGGTGCGGTGTGCGGCATTTTGCTGCTCGGTCTTGCGAACGTACTGGTTCGCCGCGGCGGCGATGCCTATCGACGCTTGCGCTGGCTGATCGCCGGCATGCTCGTTTGCGTGCTCGTTGGCTACTTCGCGTTGCAGCCGTTCATGAATGCCATGCGCATTGCTGCGCTCGAAGCGGGCAGCGACGTTGGCCATTCGGTGTATGCCACGCGCTTCGGCATCCTGCACGGCGTGTCGAGTCTGTTCTATCTGATCGAGAGCCTGCTTGGCGTGGCGCTTGTGTGGAAGTTGCCCGCGGGCGCGGGCGTTGCGGCGGCGGAGCAGGGTACCCGCAACGCGGCGGGTAAGGTCACGGGCTGA